In the Populus trichocarpa isolate Nisqually-1 chromosome 1, P.trichocarpa_v4.1, whole genome shotgun sequence genome, one interval contains:
- the LOC7476854 gene encoding beta-galactosidase 15, whose amino-acid sequence MHPSKVLLATLFFFTLAPWATASKVTYDGRAIIIDGKHRLLVSGSIHYPRSTAQMWPDLVKKSREGGLDAIETYVFWDSHEPARREYDFSGNLDLIRFLKTIQDEGLYAVLRIGPYVCAEWNYGGLPVWLHNMPGVQMRTANDVFMNEMRNFTTLIVNMVKQENLFASQGGPVILAQIENEYGNVMSSYGDEGKAYIEWCANMAQSLHIGVPWLMCQQSDAPEPMINTCNGWYCDQFTPNRPTSPKMWTENWTGWFKSWGGKDPHRTAEDLAFSVARFYQLGGTFQNYYMYHGGTNFGRTAGGPYITTSYDYDAPLDEYGNLNQPKWGHLKELHDVLHSMEDTLTRGNISSVDFGNSVSGTIYSTEKGSSCFLTNTDSRNDTTINFQGLDYEVPAWSVSILPDCQDVVYNTAKVSAQTSVMVKKKNVAEDEPAALTWSWRPETNDKSILFGKGEVSVNQILDQKDAANDLSDYLFYMTSVSLKEDDPIWGDNMTLRITGSGQVLHVFVNGEFIGSQWAKYGVFDYVFEQQIKLNKGKNTITLLSATVGFANYGANFDLTQAGVRGPVELVGYHDDEIIIKDLSSHKWSYKVGLEGLRQNLYSSDSSKWQQDNYPTNKMFTWYKATFKAPLGTDPVVVDLLGLGKGLAWVNGNSIGRYWPSFIAEDGCSLDPCDYRGSYDNNKCVTNCGKPTQRWYHVPRSFLNNEGDNTLVLFEEFGGDPSSVNFQTTAIGSACVNAEEKKKIELSCQGRPISAIKFASFGNPLGTCGSFSKGTCEASNDALSIVQKACVGQESCTIDVSEDTFGSTTCGDDVIKTLAVEAIC is encoded by the exons atgcatccttCAAAGGTATTGCTCGccacccttttctttttcacgcTCGCTCCTTGGGCTACTGCTAGTAAGGTTACCTACGATGGCAGAGCAATCATCATCGATGGCAAACATAGGCTTCTGGTGTCTGGTTCAATCCATTATCCCAGGAGCACTGCCCag atGTGGCCGGATTTGGTTAAGAAATCCAGGGAAGGTGGACTGGACGCCATTGAAACCTATGTTTTCTGGGATTCTCATGAACCTGCTCGTCGGGAATATGATTTCAGTGGCAACCTGGACCTTATAAGGTTTCTTAAGACAATCCAAGATGAAGGGCTCTATGCTGTTCTTCGTATTGGACCGTATGTTTGTGCTGAATGGAATTATGG TGGGCTCCCTGTATGGTTGCATAACATGCCTGGTGTTCAGATGCGAACTGCTAATGATGTTTTCATG AATGAGATGAGGAATTTCACTACATTGATAGTTAATATGGTGAAGCAAGAGAATCTTTTTGCATCACAAGGAGGTCCTGTTATTCTTGCCCAg ATTGAGAACGAATATGGCAACGTCATGTCGTCTTATGGAGATGAAGGGAAGGCGTATATTGAATGGTGTGCAAACATGGCTCAGTCACTTCACATTGGAGTTCCATGGCTCATGTGCCAGCAGTCCGATGCTCCAGAACCGAtg ATCAACACATGCAATGGCTGGTACTGTGACCAATTCACTCCTAATAGGCCAACTAGTCCTAAAATGTGGACTGAGAATTGGACCGGCTG GTTTAAGAGCTGGGGTGGTAAAGATCCACACAGAACTGCTGAGGATCTTGCTTTTTCTGTAGCAAGATTTTACCAACTTGGAGGCACTTTTCAAAACTATTATATG TATCATGGTGGAACCAATTTCGGTAGAACAGCCGGCGGTCCATATATCACTACATCTTATGATTATGATGCACCGCTAGATGAATATG gGAATCTGAATCAACCAAAATGGGGGCATTTGAAGGAGCTTCATGATGTGTTGCACTCCATGGAAGATACTCTTACACGAGGGAACATCTCCTCAGTTGACTTTGGCAATTCTGTCTCG ggCACTATTTATTCAACTGAGAAGGGATCGAGCTGCTTTTTGACCAATACAGACTCTAGAAACGACACAACAATCAATTTTCAAGGCTTAGACTATGAAGTGCCAGCATGGTCTGTTAGTATACTGCCTGATTGTCAAGATGTGGTGTACAATACGGCTAAG gTTTCAGCTCAAACATCTGTGatggtgaagaaaaaaaatgttgctgAGGATGAGCCCGCTGCTCTTACATGGTCATGGAGGCCCGAGACGAACGATAAATCGATTCTTTTTGGAAAAGGAGAGGTCTCGGTTAATCAGATTCTTGACCAGAAAGATGCGGCAAATGATCTGAGTGATTATCTCTTCTACATGACAAG TGTGAGTCTTAAGGAAGATGATCCCATCTGGGGGGACAATATGACTCTTCGGATTACAGGCAGTGGTCAAGTACTTCATGTATTTGTTAATGGGGAATTTATAG gttCTCAATGGGCTAAGTATGGAGTTTTCGATTATGTTTTCgagcaacaaataaaattaaacaagggGAAAAACACCATTACTTTGCTCAGTGCTACGGTTGGATTTGCG AACTATGGTGCTAATTTTGACTTGACACAAGCTGGTGTTCGTGGCCCTGTGGAGCTTGTTGGATACCATGAcgatgaaataataattaaagatttatCTTCACACAAATGGTCCTATAAGGTTGGATTGGAAGGCTTGCGTCAAAACCTTTATAGCTCTGATTCTTCGAAATGGCAACAAGATAATTACCCCACGAACAAGATGTTTACGTGGTATAAG gcTACCTTCAAAGCTCCTCTGGGAACAGATCCAGTTGTGGTGGATTTACTTGGCCTGGGAAAAGGTCTAGCTTGGGTTAATGGTAACAGCATTGGTCGATACTGGCCAAGTTTCATTGCTGAGGATGGATGCAGTCTTGATCCATGCGATTATCGAGGTTCCTACGATAACAACAAATGTGTAACCAATTGTGGCAAACCAACTCAAAgatg GTATCATGTTCCTAGATCCTTCCTTAACAACGAAGGTGATAACACTTTGGTCTTGTTCGAGGAATTTGGTGGAGACCCTTCTTCGGTTAATTTCCAAACTACTGCAATCGGATCAGCATGCGTCAATGctgaggagaagaagaaaatcgaGCTCTCATGCCAAGGAAGGCCAATTTCTGCAATTAAATTCGCCAGCTTCGGCAATCCACTAGGGACATGCGGATCTTTTTCGAAGGGCACTTGTGAAGCCTCGAATGATGCCTTATCTATTGTCCAAAAG GCATGTGTTGGCCAGGAGTCTTGCACCATTGATGTTTCTGAAGATACATTTGGCTCGACTACCTGTGGTGACGATGTCATTAAGACCCTTGCTGTGGAGGCTATTTGttag
- the LOC7476853 gene encoding trihelix transcription factor ASIL2, whose product MDDDDDIQSHSNTTESSSPSPSPPDGRITVTVPATATVPPTPPPQQTDNSLALVLPMKSKANGSGGGGREDCWSEGATAVLIDAWGERYLELSRGNLKQKHWKDVAEIVSSREDYSKSAKTDIQCKNRIDTVKKKYKLEKAKMASGGGVSSWPFFDPLDRLIGSTARVPAVASGSKFPVAIPVRVRSSSRRGGTNQYHFRRNQNMKARIRKWGKDEDDDDDDEDEEEEEEEEEEEEEEDGSFPPQKKRRVVVEREVGGKGGGGGKEKKGGWGNSIRMLTQAMLKFGEAYEQAETAKLQQVVEMEKTRMKFAKELELQRMQFFMQTQMEISQLKNGRKGGSASGNHHHHHHHHHTGNNITASNNVNNSDSDN is encoded by the coding sequence atggatgatgatgatgatatacaGTCACACTCAAACACCACCGAGTCTTCCTCACCGTCACCGTCACCACCGGACGGAAGAATCACCGTGACTGTTCCCGCTACCGCCACCGTGCCTCCAACCCCGCCGCCACAGCAGACTGACAACAGCTTAGCACTTGTTTTGCCGATGAAGTCGAAAGCGAACGGAagcggaggaggaggaagagaggATTGCTGGAGCGAAGGAGCCACGGCCGTGTTGATTGATGCTTGGGGAGAAAGGTATTTAGAGTTGAGCAGAGGGAACTTGAAGCAGAAGCACTGGAAAGATGTGGCTGAAATTGTAAGTAGCAGAGAAGATTATTCAAAATCTGCGAAAACTGATATCCAATGTAAGAATAGAATTGATACTGTGAAGAAGAAGTACAAATTGGAGAAAGCGAAAATGGCTTCTGGCGGTGGGGTAAGTTCTTGGCCTTTTTTTGATCCTTTGGATAGACTAATTGGGTCTACTGCGAGGGTTCCTGCTGTTGCTAGTGGTAGTAAATTTCCAGTTGCGATTCCTGTTAGGGTTCGGAGTAGTAGTAGGAGGGGCGGGACTAACCAGTATCATTTCAGGAGGAATCAGAATATGAAGGCTCGGATCCGGAAATGGGGTAAGGATGaggacgacgacgacgacgacgaggatgaagaggaggaggaggaggaggaggaagaggaggaggaagaggatggTAGTTTTCCGCcgcagaagaagagaagagtggTGGTGGAGAGGGAAGTGGGTgggaaaggaggaggaggagggaaggaaaagaaaggagggtGGGGGAATTCGATTAGGATGTTGACGCAAGCAATGTTGAAGTTTGGGGAAGCTTATGAGCAAGCTGAGACTGCCAAGTTGCAGCAAGTGGTGGAGATGGAGAAGACGAGGATGAAGTTCGCGAAAGAGTTGGAGTTGCAAAGGATGCAGTTTTTTATGCAGACACAGATGGAGATTTCGCAGTTGAAGAATGGGAGAAAGGGAGGGAGTGCTAGCGgcaatcaccaccaccaccaccaccaccaccataccGGTAACAATATTACTGCTAGCAATAATGTTAACAATAGTGATAGTGATAATTAA